One Tomitella gaofuii DNA segment encodes these proteins:
- a CDS encoding LLM class flavin-dependent oxidoreductase, whose protein sequence is MQFGIFTVGDVTADPTTGRTPTEHERIRATVAIAKKAEEVGLDVFATGEHHNPPFVPSSPTTTLAYIAASTERIMLSTSTTLITTNDPVKIAEDYATLQHLAGGRVDLMLGRGNQGMVYPWFGQDIRQGIPLAVENYNLLHRLWREDVVDWKGRFRTPLQGFTSTPRPLDGVPPFVWHGSIRSPEIAEQAAYYGDGFFHNHIFWPPEHTRRMVELYRRRYEHYGHGAADQAVVGLGGQVYMAKNSQDAVREFRPYFDNAPVYGGGPSLEDFSEQTPLTGGSPQQVIDRTLGFRDYVGDYQRQMFLVDHAGLPLKTVLEQLDMLGEQVVPVLRKEFDALRPAHVPEAPTHASLVAARDAAAGSADQKAGVPA, encoded by the coding sequence GTGCAGTTCGGCATCTTCACCGTCGGCGACGTCACCGCCGACCCCACCACGGGGCGCACCCCCACCGAGCACGAGCGCATCCGGGCGACGGTCGCCATCGCGAAGAAGGCCGAAGAGGTGGGCCTGGACGTCTTCGCGACCGGCGAGCACCACAACCCGCCGTTCGTGCCGTCCTCGCCCACCACCACGCTGGCCTACATCGCGGCGAGCACCGAGCGCATCATGCTGTCCACCTCCACCACGCTGATCACCACCAACGACCCGGTGAAGATCGCCGAGGACTACGCGACGCTGCAGCACCTCGCCGGCGGGCGCGTGGACCTCATGCTGGGCCGCGGCAACCAGGGGATGGTGTACCCGTGGTTCGGCCAGGACATCCGGCAGGGCATCCCGCTGGCCGTGGAGAACTACAACCTGCTGCACCGCCTGTGGCGCGAGGACGTGGTGGACTGGAAAGGCCGCTTCCGCACGCCGCTGCAGGGGTTCACGTCGACGCCGCGGCCGCTGGACGGGGTGCCGCCGTTCGTGTGGCACGGCTCCATCCGCAGCCCCGAGATCGCCGAGCAGGCCGCGTACTACGGCGACGGCTTCTTCCACAACCACATCTTCTGGCCGCCGGAGCACACCAGGCGGATGGTGGAGCTCTACCGCCGCCGCTACGAGCACTACGGGCACGGGGCCGCCGACCAGGCCGTCGTCGGCCTCGGCGGTCAGGTGTACATGGCGAAGAACTCGCAGGACGCGGTGCGCGAATTCCGGCCCTACTTCGACAACGCCCCCGTCTACGGCGGCGGGCCGTCGCTCGAGGACTTCTCGGAGCAGACGCCGCTCACCGGCGGCAGCCCGCAGCAGGTGATCGACCGGACTCTGGGCTTCCGCGACTACGTGGGCGACTACCAGCGGCAGATGTTCCTCGTCGACCATGCCGGGCTGCCGCTGAAGACCGTTCTCGAGCAGCTGGACATGCTGGGCGAACAGGTGGTTCCGGTGCTGCGCAAGGAGTTCGACGCGCTGCGGCCCG
- a CDS encoding cold-shock protein gives MAKREDGSETVRGVVREWRAVEGWGVIESKSTPGGCWAHYSDLQMLGFRSLEAGRAVEMEFEAADQDGYSFRAVRVWAEGEEPADLSGGRTIGRPGAYSSSLTIEWDDDKA, from the coding sequence ATGGCGAAGCGCGAGGACGGTTCTGAGACGGTGCGTGGGGTTGTACGGGAGTGGCGCGCCGTGGAGGGCTGGGGCGTCATCGAGTCGAAGTCCACGCCGGGCGGGTGCTGGGCGCACTACAGCGACCTGCAGATGTTGGGATTCCGGAGCCTGGAGGCGGGCCGGGCGGTCGAGATGGAGTTCGAGGCCGCCGATCAGGACGGCTACTCCTTCCGGGCGGTGCGGGTGTGGGCGGAGGGCGAGGAACCCGCGGACCTCTCCGGCGGCCGGACGATCGGCCGGCCGGGGGCCTATTCGAGTTCGCTGACGATCGAATGGGACGACGACAAAGCCTGA
- a CDS encoding GNAT family N-acetyltransferase encodes MCSVIRGARRGDIVAVQAIERRAGRVFSTVGMDAVANDNPPSAVELTRYIEGGRAWVAVDAEDRPTAYVLVDRLEGAAHIAQVTVDPDSARRGLGATLIEHVDRWARAAGLDGLTLTTFTSVPWNAPYYARLGFRQLAPDELTEGLRVVREREYALGLDRWPRTAMSRPF; translated from the coding sequence ATGTGCAGCGTAATCCGCGGCGCACGCCGGGGCGACATCGTCGCCGTTCAGGCGATCGAGCGCCGCGCGGGCCGAGTGTTCAGCACGGTCGGGATGGACGCCGTCGCGAACGATAACCCGCCGAGCGCTGTAGAGCTGACGCGGTACATCGAGGGCGGGCGCGCCTGGGTGGCCGTGGATGCGGAGGACCGCCCTACGGCCTACGTCCTCGTCGACCGGCTCGAGGGCGCCGCGCACATCGCACAGGTCACGGTCGATCCCGACAGCGCGCGCCGGGGCCTCGGCGCAACGCTGATCGAGCACGTCGACCGGTGGGCGCGGGCGGCGGGCCTCGACGGTCTCACCCTCACGACCTTCACTTCCGTGCCGTGGAATGCGCCCTATTACGCGCGGTTGGGGTTCCGGCAGCTTGCGCCGGATGAACTCACCGAAGGCTTGCGCGTGGTGCGGGAGCGCGAGTACGCGCTCGGCCTCGACCGGTGGCCTCGCACGGCGATGTCCCGGCCGTTCTGA
- a CDS encoding cation:proton antiporter, translating to MTLLADAATATDGPSDIVSLFWVALAAVVAPLLARAIRGYVPSVVFLLVLGMVLGPSVAGLASDTGGLELIDELGLGMLFLLAGYELDPALMRGRTGRVAGSAWLMSLLIALGLVALIATGDTSVTSIIAVAIAMCSTTLGTLVPILKSEKLMDKPLGRAVMAHGAIGEFGPVVAMALLLTGRQAWAAVAVLALFVVAALALTVVPARLARRFPAIGGVLGALRGGTEQLPIRVVFLLLVVLMAVASVFDLDVVLGAFAAGIILRRLAGAARPDLDEPLEAIGYGVLIPAFFVVSGMGIDPAAVAAAPGTWVVFVLIILVARGLPVWLSDRIFPHGASVGTAADRVQLGLYAAAGLPIIVAVTEVGTRTGLLDEDLASTMVAAGATTVLLFPLAAKIIGRRYADARATQGAQ from the coding sequence ATGACCCTGCTGGCGGACGCCGCCACTGCCACCGACGGCCCGTCGGACATCGTCTCGCTGTTCTGGGTGGCGCTCGCCGCGGTCGTCGCGCCGCTGCTGGCCCGCGCGATCCGCGGCTACGTCCCCAGCGTCGTGTTCCTGCTGGTGCTGGGCATGGTCCTCGGCCCGTCGGTGGCCGGGCTGGCCTCGGACACCGGCGGCCTGGAGCTCATCGACGAGCTCGGCCTGGGCATGCTGTTCCTGCTCGCCGGCTACGAGCTGGACCCGGCGCTCATGCGCGGACGCACCGGGCGGGTCGCCGGCAGCGCGTGGCTGATGAGCCTGCTCATCGCATTGGGCCTGGTCGCCCTGATCGCCACCGGCGACACGTCCGTCACGTCGATCATCGCCGTGGCGATCGCCATGTGCTCCACCACGCTCGGCACGTTGGTGCCCATCCTCAAATCCGAGAAGCTGATGGACAAGCCACTGGGCCGGGCGGTCATGGCCCATGGCGCTATCGGCGAGTTCGGCCCCGTCGTCGCCATGGCGCTGCTGCTCACCGGCCGTCAGGCGTGGGCGGCGGTCGCGGTGCTCGCGCTGTTCGTCGTCGCCGCGCTCGCGCTCACCGTCGTCCCGGCGCGCCTCGCCCGGCGGTTCCCTGCGATCGGCGGAGTGCTCGGCGCGCTGCGCGGCGGCACCGAGCAACTGCCGATCCGCGTCGTCTTCCTGCTGCTCGTCGTACTGATGGCGGTGGCGTCGGTGTTCGACCTCGACGTGGTGCTCGGGGCGTTCGCGGCGGGCATCATCCTGCGCCGGCTCGCCGGCGCTGCCCGGCCGGACCTGGACGAGCCCCTGGAGGCGATCGGCTACGGGGTGCTCATCCCCGCGTTCTTCGTGGTGTCCGGCATGGGCATCGACCCTGCCGCCGTGGCCGCGGCGCCAGGCACCTGGGTGGTGTTCGTCCTCATCATCCTGGTCGCCCGCGGGTTGCCGGTGTGGCTCAGCGATCGCATCTTCCCGCACGGCGCCAGCGTCGGCACCGCGGCCGACCGTGTGCAACTGGGCCTGTACGCGGCGGCCGGACTGCCGATCATCGTCGCCGTCACCGAGGTCGGCACCCGTACCGGTTTGCTCGACGAGGACCTCGCGTCGACGATGGTGGCCGCCGGCGCCACCACCGTGCTGCTGTTCCCGCTGGCCGCGAAGATCATCGGACGTCGGTACGCGGACGCGCGGGCGACGCAGGGCGCTCAGTGA
- a CDS encoding bifunctional 2-methylcitrate synthase/citrate synthase, protein MPDSTDGAGRGGAATVHGTREPVPDIHRGLADVVVDSTAIAAIDPATQSLTYRGYPVEQLARQCSFEEVAYLLWNGELPEPARLHRFLEREREHRRTDRPVNDLLALMPQRCPPMDVLRTVVGFLGARDPDEDAAMVDPGGARGAAALQEGRQQDEALRLMALMPTVVAADMRRRRGLTAVAPDERLGFAANFLHMCHGEVPDPELARAFETSLILYAEHSFNASAFTARVITSTQSDLYSAVTGAVGALKGPLHGGANEAAMRNLLEIGSPERVDPWLRGELAAHRKVMGFGHRVYKNGDSRVPTMRAALGEIAERRGGHELLAVYDELERAMADATGLKPNVDYPVGLSYYLLGIDIVMFTPIFAMARIAGWGAHIIEQRRSNHLIRPLAHYEGPPRRDVPVAG, encoded by the coding sequence ATGCCGGATTCCACCGACGGCGCAGGCCGCGGAGGCGCGGCGACTGTGCATGGAACCCGCGAGCCCGTACCCGACATCCACCGGGGGCTGGCCGACGTGGTCGTCGACTCGACGGCGATCGCGGCGATCGACCCCGCAACGCAATCGCTCACCTACCGCGGCTACCCGGTGGAGCAGTTGGCCCGGCAGTGCAGCTTCGAGGAGGTCGCCTACCTGCTGTGGAACGGGGAGCTGCCGGAGCCGGCGCGGCTGCACCGGTTCCTCGAGCGCGAGCGCGAGCATCGCCGCACGGACCGGCCGGTGAACGACCTGCTGGCGTTGATGCCGCAGCGGTGCCCGCCGATGGACGTGCTGCGCACCGTGGTGGGCTTCCTAGGAGCGCGCGACCCGGACGAGGACGCGGCGATGGTCGACCCCGGCGGCGCGCGCGGCGCGGCGGCGTTGCAGGAGGGGCGTCAGCAGGACGAGGCGCTGCGGCTCATGGCGCTGATGCCCACGGTGGTCGCGGCAGACATGCGCCGACGGCGGGGCTTGACCGCCGTCGCGCCCGACGAGCGGCTGGGTTTCGCCGCGAACTTCCTGCACATGTGTCACGGCGAGGTGCCCGATCCGGAGCTGGCCCGTGCCTTCGAAACGTCGCTGATCCTGTACGCCGAGCACAGTTTCAACGCCTCGGCCTTCACCGCGCGGGTGATCACGTCCACGCAGTCCGACCTGTACAGTGCGGTCACCGGCGCCGTCGGCGCACTCAAGGGCCCGCTGCACGGCGGGGCCAACGAGGCGGCCATGCGCAACCTCCTCGAGATCGGCAGCCCGGAACGAGTCGACCCGTGGCTGCGCGGCGAGCTGGCCGCGCACCGCAAGGTGATGGGTTTCGGGCACCGGGTGTACAAGAACGGCGACTCGCGGGTGCCGACGATGCGGGCGGCGCTCGGGGAGATCGCCGAGCGGCGGGGCGGGCACGAGCTGCTCGCGGTCTACGACGAGCTTGAACGCGCAATGGCCGATGCGACCGGGCTCAAGCCCAATGTCGACTATCCCGTGGGCTTGTCGTACTACCTGCTGGGCATCGACATCGTGATGTTCACGCCGATCTTCGCGATGGCGCGCATCGCCGGCTGGGGGGCGCACATCATCGAGCAGCGGCGGTCGAATCACCTGATCCGCCCGCTGGCCCACTACGAAGGGCCGCCGCGGCGCGACGTGCCCGTGGCGGGGTGA
- the prpB gene encoding methylisocitrate lyase gives MTGLITAAASAADKRKALRAGLASGTIQRLPGAFNPLTAKLIEEIGFEGVYVSGAVVSADLALPDIGLTTLTEVTDRSRQIARVTDLPALVDADTGFGEPMNAARTITHLEDAGVAGCHLEDQVNPKRCGHLDGKAVVPAADMVRRIGAAVGARRDADFVVCARTDARGIEGLPAAIDRAKAYADAGADMIFTEALADEAEFEEFRAAVDVPLLANMTEFGKSELIPARRLQDIGYNAVIYPVTTLRLAMFAAEEGLRELAAQGTQAGMLHRMQHRSRLYALLDYEGYNAFDGSVYDFTLEGGA, from the coding sequence ATGACCGGACTCATCACCGCGGCGGCCTCCGCCGCGGACAAGCGCAAGGCTCTGCGCGCGGGCCTGGCGTCGGGCACCATCCAGCGGCTTCCCGGCGCGTTCAATCCGCTCACCGCGAAGCTCATCGAGGAGATCGGTTTCGAGGGCGTCTACGTCTCGGGCGCCGTCGTGTCTGCGGATCTCGCGCTGCCGGATATCGGGCTGACCACGCTCACCGAGGTGACCGACCGCAGCCGGCAGATCGCCCGCGTCACCGACCTGCCCGCCCTCGTCGACGCCGACACGGGATTCGGCGAGCCGATGAACGCGGCGCGCACCATCACCCACCTGGAGGACGCCGGCGTGGCGGGCTGCCACCTGGAGGACCAGGTGAACCCCAAGCGCTGCGGGCACCTCGACGGCAAGGCCGTGGTGCCGGCCGCCGACATGGTGCGCAGGATCGGCGCGGCGGTGGGGGCCCGGCGCGACGCGGACTTCGTGGTGTGCGCCCGCACCGACGCCCGCGGCATCGAGGGTCTGCCCGCCGCCATCGACCGCGCCAAGGCCTACGCGGACGCGGGCGCCGACATGATCTTCACCGAGGCGCTGGCCGACGAGGCGGAGTTCGAAGAGTTCCGCGCGGCGGTGGACGTGCCGCTGCTGGCGAACATGACCGAGTTCGGCAAGTCGGAGCTCATCCCCGCCCGGCGACTGCAGGACATCGGCTACAACGCGGTGATCTACCCGGTGACGACGCTGCGCCTGGCCATGTTCGCGGCCGAGGAGGGACTGCGCGAGCTCGCCGCCCAGGGCACGCAGGCCGGGATGCTGCACCGGATGCAGCACCGCAGCCGCCTCTACGCGCTGCTCGACTACGAGGGCTACAACGCGTTCGACGGCTCGGTGTACGACTTCACGCTGGAAGGAGGCGCATGA
- the prpD gene encoding 2-methylcitrate dehydratase PrpD translates to MRTHVVRTRRSAEDFPRDEHLAWKIARVAADPVAVDDDVREMVVNRIIDDAAAAAAAFARRPVAAARAQALVRPYSPGGTVWGVHGRFAPEWAAWANGVAVRELDFHDTFLAAEYSHPGDNIPPIVAVAQHAGVSGADLVRGIATGYEIQIDLARGMCLHEHKIDHVAHLGPSVAAGIGTLLRLEPEVIYQAIGQALHTTTATRQSRKGAISSWKAYAPAHAGKAAVEAVDRAMRGEGAPAPIWEGEDGVIAWLLGGPDAEYRVPLPADGSPKRAILDSYTKEHSAEYQAQAVIDLAFRLRERVGDPARISSVTLHTSDHTHNVIGTGADDPQKFDPHASRETLDHSVMYVFAVALQDGEWHHERSYAPERARRPDTVELWRKVSTAEDPEWTRRYHDPDPGKRAFGARAEITLDSGETIVDELSVADAHPQGAHPFTRSRYVAKFRSLADGIVAPDEQDRFLGAVDTVADLPAGQLHRLGFTVTDEAAARVPAIPEGLL, encoded by the coding sequence ATGCGGACCCACGTGGTCCGTACCCGCCGATCCGCGGAGGACTTCCCGCGCGACGAGCACCTGGCGTGGAAGATCGCGCGGGTCGCGGCCGATCCCGTCGCCGTCGACGACGACGTGCGGGAGATGGTGGTCAACCGGATCATCGACGACGCCGCGGCGGCAGCCGCCGCGTTCGCCCGCCGCCCGGTCGCGGCGGCCCGGGCGCAGGCGCTGGTGCGCCCGTACTCCCCGGGCGGCACGGTGTGGGGTGTCCACGGCCGCTTCGCCCCCGAGTGGGCGGCATGGGCCAACGGCGTCGCGGTGCGCGAACTCGACTTCCACGACACGTTCCTGGCGGCCGAATACTCGCACCCGGGCGACAACATCCCCCCGATCGTCGCCGTGGCGCAGCACGCCGGCGTCTCCGGCGCGGACCTCGTGCGCGGCATCGCCACCGGATATGAGATCCAGATCGACCTGGCGCGCGGGATGTGCTTGCACGAGCACAAGATCGACCACGTCGCCCACCTGGGGCCGTCGGTCGCGGCGGGGATCGGCACCCTGCTCCGCCTCGAGCCGGAGGTGATCTATCAGGCGATCGGCCAGGCCCTGCACACCACCACCGCGACGCGGCAGTCCCGCAAGGGCGCGATCTCGAGCTGGAAGGCCTACGCCCCCGCCCATGCGGGCAAGGCCGCCGTCGAGGCCGTCGACCGCGCCATGCGCGGCGAGGGTGCGCCGGCGCCGATCTGGGAGGGCGAGGACGGCGTGATCGCCTGGCTCCTGGGCGGGCCCGACGCCGAATACCGGGTGCCGCTGCCCGCGGACGGCTCCCCGAAGCGCGCCATCCTCGACAGTTACACCAAGGAGCACTCGGCGGAATACCAGGCGCAGGCGGTCATCGACCTGGCATTCCGGCTCCGGGAGCGGGTCGGCGACCCGGCGCGGATCTCCTCCGTCACCCTGCACACCAGCGACCACACGCACAACGTCATCGGCACCGGCGCGGACGACCCGCAGAAGTTCGATCCGCACGCGAGCCGCGAGACCCTCGACCACTCGGTGATGTACGTCTTCGCCGTCGCGTTGCAGGACGGCGAATGGCACCATGAGCGCTCCTATGCCCCCGAGCGTGCCCGGCGGCCCGACACCGTGGAGCTGTGGCGGAAGGTCTCCACCGCCGAGGACCCCGAGTGGACCCGGCGCTACCACGACCCCGACCCGGGCAAGCGGGCCTTCGGCGCGCGCGCCGAGATCACCCTGGACTCCGGCGAGACGATCGTCGACGAGCTTTCCGTGGCGGACGCCCACCCGCAGGGCGCCCACCCGTTCACCCGCTCCCGGTACGTGGCCAAGTTCCGGTCGCTCGCCGACGGCATCGTCGCCCCCGACGAGCAGGACCGCTTCCTGGGCGCGGTGGACACCGTCGCCGACCTGCCCGCCGGGCAGCTGCACCGGCTGGGGTTCACCGTGACCGACGAGGCGGCGGCCCGCGTGCCCGCCATCCCGGAAGGACTGCTCTGA
- a CDS encoding AEC family transporter: MSGVLSGFVVIFVVIAVGYLLGRRGTLGGQGRMVLTRLVFYVATPALLIDVVAHADLQTLFSSGLAVAAGTALAVAVVYAAVARYVLRRAGPEVMVGAMASSYLNGGNLGIPIAVFVLGDASYVAPVMLFQIIVYAPIALTVLDVTTTGRAGSLRGVAASIVRNPIALGGIAGLVLSAARWLPPEPIMDSISLIGGAAVPGALMAFGLSLSGAQVLKKGTSPRRDVAVASLLKAVAQPVLAYLLGRYGLGLDGHALFAVVVVSALPTAQNVFIYASKYGRGTVLARDAALVTTIAAVPVILVVSALLG; the protein is encoded by the coding sequence GTGTCCGGTGTGCTCTCGGGGTTTGTGGTGATCTTCGTGGTGATCGCCGTCGGCTACCTGCTGGGCCGGCGCGGCACGCTGGGAGGCCAGGGCCGGATGGTGCTCACCCGCCTGGTGTTCTACGTGGCCACCCCGGCGCTGCTCATCGACGTGGTGGCGCATGCCGACCTGCAGACGCTGTTCTCGTCGGGACTTGCCGTCGCCGCGGGCACCGCCCTCGCCGTGGCCGTCGTGTACGCGGCGGTGGCGCGGTACGTCCTGCGGCGTGCGGGGCCCGAGGTGATGGTGGGCGCCATGGCGTCGTCGTACCTCAACGGCGGCAACCTGGGCATCCCCATCGCCGTGTTCGTCCTCGGCGACGCATCGTATGTGGCGCCGGTGATGCTGTTCCAGATCATCGTGTACGCACCGATCGCCCTGACCGTTCTGGACGTGACCACCACCGGGCGGGCCGGCTCGCTGCGCGGCGTGGCGGCGTCGATCGTGCGCAACCCCATCGCGCTCGGCGGCATCGCGGGCCTGGTCCTGTCGGCGGCCCGGTGGCTGCCGCCCGAGCCGATCATGGACTCGATCTCGCTGATCGGCGGCGCCGCCGTGCCGGGCGCGCTCATGGCGTTCGGCTTGTCGCTCTCCGGGGCGCAGGTGCTCAAGAAGGGCACGAGCCCCCGGCGCGATGTGGCCGTCGCTTCCCTGCTCAAGGCCGTCGCGCAGCCGGTCCTGGCCTACCTGCTGGGCCGGTACGGGCTGGGGCTCGACGGGCATGCACTGTTCGCGGTGGTCGTCGTCTCCGCGCTGCCCACCGCGCAGAACGTGTTCATCTACGCCTCGAAGTACGGGCGGGGCACGGTGCTGGCGCGCGACGCCGCCCTGGTCACCACCATCGCCGCGGTGCCCGTGATCCTCGTGGTCTCCGCGCTGCTGGGGTGA
- a CDS encoding VOC family protein, whose protein sequence is MSIKRLNHAVLYVSDLQRSVDFYVGTLGFRVLSQFPGAAFLQAADSANDHDLGLFQVGDTGPRPARGVGLYHLAWEVDTLGALAEMGRRLSEAGALTGAGDHGSTKALYGADPDGIEFEVCWMVPDASILDELKPGTPPTRPLDLDAEIAKYGADTPGGPREDFDVWEQIRAR, encoded by the coding sequence ATGTCGATCAAGCGCCTCAACCATGCCGTGCTGTACGTGTCGGACCTGCAGCGCAGCGTCGACTTCTACGTGGGAACCCTGGGATTCCGGGTGCTCAGCCAGTTCCCGGGCGCGGCGTTCCTGCAGGCGGCCGACTCGGCCAACGACCACGACCTGGGCCTGTTCCAGGTGGGCGACACCGGTCCCCGGCCGGCGCGCGGCGTGGGGCTCTACCACCTGGCGTGGGAGGTGGACACGCTCGGCGCGCTGGCGGAGATGGGGCGGCGGCTCTCCGAGGCGGGCGCCCTCACCGGCGCCGGCGACCACGGTTCCACCAAGGCCCTCTACGGGGCGGACCCGGACGGCATCGAGTTCGAGGTGTGCTGGATGGTGCCCGACGCTTCCATCCTCGACGAGCTCAAGCCCGGCACCCCGCCCACCCGGCCGCTGGATCTCGACGCGGAGATCGCCAAGTACGGGGCCGACACCCCCGGCGGGCCGCGCGAGGACTTCGACGTGTGGGAGCAGATCCGCGCGCGGTGA
- a CDS encoding (2Fe-2S)-binding protein, producing the protein MDDSHDRVPRSGTPFSGALLSDDAWLARRVADTRRRWSCRDDRTAGTLWWYSAAAVLTDAGPRMLLAHGVAPDPALDRLQCTLTEQGYLGAVRADGGVREPGEYGAALASALSVVIAPLSAVSGASERALWAVASDALAGRALAAGSAAGRLAEACTLARRLTVPPLVPARFDDVVPHPDTPPTDRIRRLPADPSSPVPATGRRIVRRCSCCLIFQAPGQAKCVSCPRRSPADRDAALAAWFRSS; encoded by the coding sequence ATGGACGACTCCCATGATCGTGTGCCGCGCAGTGGAACGCCGTTCTCCGGTGCGCTGCTGAGCGACGACGCGTGGCTCGCGCGGCGGGTCGCCGACACGCGCCGCAGGTGGAGCTGCCGCGACGACCGCACCGCAGGAACCCTCTGGTGGTACTCGGCCGCGGCGGTGCTCACCGACGCCGGCCCGCGGATGCTGCTCGCACACGGCGTCGCTCCCGACCCTGCTCTGGACCGGCTCCAGTGCACGCTCACCGAACAGGGCTACCTCGGTGCGGTTCGCGCAGACGGCGGTGTGCGCGAGCCCGGCGAGTACGGCGCGGCCCTGGCGTCGGCGCTCTCGGTGGTCATCGCGCCGCTGTCCGCCGTGTCGGGGGCGTCGGAGCGGGCGTTGTGGGCCGTGGCGTCGGATGCGCTCGCGGGCCGTGCGCTCGCCGCCGGCTCCGCGGCCGGTCGACTCGCCGAGGCCTGCACCCTCGCGCGCCGTCTCACCGTGCCGCCGTTGGTGCCGGCACGGTTCGACGACGTCGTGCCGCACCCGGACACGCCGCCCACGGACCGGATCCGGCGGCTGCCCGCCGATCCATCCTCTCCTGTGCCGGCGACGGGCCGGCGGATAGTGCGGCGCTGCTCGTGCTGCCTGATCTTCCAGGCGCCGGGTCAGGCGAAGTGCGTGAGCTGCCCGCGTCGCAGCCCTGCCGACCGGGATGCGGCGCTCGCAGCATGGTTCCGGAGCTCCTGA
- a CDS encoding YdcF family protein, with translation MKVFTTASASRSRGLSAVGAAAASVAIAATTAIAAPGAAGASSLSPSALLESAGVPPRIAALADSGSLSVESVDLIPEAIAAVSGSVGLPTTVSNAILSTVGGCRSDAPEAIIACTEDQTLTTEPPLSLRVNPANTDIVVLGAGLHEDGSMRPVLESRLRAALALANSFPSAPIIVTGGVPQSGRTEADAMFDWLVANGVPAERITKEERSTSTVENAQFTDEILDARRSPAAVVVTSPGHLQRALVDFRKAVDGQRSIQGVVAP, from the coding sequence ATGAAGGTTTTCACGACCGCATCCGCATCCCGGTCGCGCGGCCTTTCGGCCGTCGGCGCGGCAGCCGCATCCGTCGCGATCGCGGCGACCACGGCGATCGCCGCGCCGGGCGCTGCCGGCGCCTCGTCGCTGTCGCCCAGTGCGCTGCTCGAGTCCGCGGGCGTCCCCCCGCGCATCGCCGCGCTGGCCGACTCCGGCAGCCTCTCGGTCGAGTCGGTGGACCTGATCCCCGAAGCGATCGCCGCCGTATCCGGGTCGGTGGGGCTGCCGACCACCGTTTCCAACGCGATCCTGTCCACCGTCGGCGGATGCCGGAGCGACGCCCCCGAGGCCATCATCGCCTGCACGGAAGACCAGACACTCACCACCGAACCGCCGCTGTCGCTGCGCGTCAACCCGGCGAATACGGACATCGTCGTCCTCGGCGCGGGACTGCACGAGGACGGCTCCATGCGCCCAGTGCTGGAAAGCCGTCTGCGCGCAGCACTCGCACTGGCGAACAGCTTCCCGTCCGCGCCGATCATCGTCACGGGAGGCGTGCCGCAGAGCGGGCGCACCGAGGCCGACGCGATGTTCGACTGGCTCGTCGCCAATGGAGTCCCCGCCGAGAGAATCACGAAGGAAGAACGGTCCACCTCGACCGTCGAGAACGCGCAGTTCACGGACGAGATCCTCGATGCGCGGCGATCGCCCGCGGCGGTCGTCGTCACCTCACCCGGGCACCTGCAGCGCGCGCTGGTCGACTTCCGCAAGGCCGTCGACGGGCAGCGATCGATTCAGGGCGTTGTCGCACCGTAG
- a CDS encoding class I SAM-dependent methyltransferase — MNWFSDGGADYAQSRPDYPREVVRFLAEVAPPGAGARWVIDVGCGTGQFTEQLAAVYPAVIGVDPSADQLANAVAHRTGGRIEYACGTAERLPIADGAVSLVTAAQAAHWFDLPRFWGEVRRVTAPGAVVALATYGKLVVGRPGDDPRVDGGAGRAGAAAGRTGIADDPPQSDRDRGIDSAGVRFQRFYSEEIAEFWPPERAMVENGYADVEFPFDECAAPAAAIRRSWTLDDLLGYVGTWSATRNLRARGRSDLHDRFVADITGLWGPREVRRPVEWPVSMRVGRVG, encoded by the coding sequence GTGAATTGGTTCAGCGACGGCGGAGCGGACTACGCGCAATCGCGTCCCGACTACCCGCGGGAGGTCGTTCGCTTTCTCGCCGAAGTAGCGCCGCCCGGGGCGGGTGCACGCTGGGTGATCGATGTCGGCTGCGGCACAGGGCAGTTCACCGAGCAGCTCGCGGCGGTGTATCCCGCCGTCATCGGAGTGGACCCGAGCGCGGACCAGCTCGCCAACGCCGTCGCGCACCGCACGGGAGGACGGATCGAGTATGCGTGCGGTACGGCCGAGAGGCTGCCCATCGCGGACGGCGCGGTTTCCCTGGTCACCGCGGCGCAGGCCGCCCACTGGTTCGACCTGCCCCGGTTCTGGGGCGAGGTGCGGCGGGTGACCGCCCCCGGCGCGGTCGTCGCGCTGGCGACCTACGGAAAGCTCGTCGTGGGCAGACCCGGCGATGACCCGCGGGTCGATGGCGGTGCGGGTCGCGCCGGGGCTGCGGCGGGCCGGACGGGTATCGCGGATGATCCGCCGCAATCGGATCGAGATAGGGGAATCGACTCTGCGGGTGTGCGATTCCAGCGATTCTATAGCGAGGAGATCGCCGAATTCTGGCCGCCGGAACGCGCGATGGTGGAGAACGGCTACGCGGACGTCGAGTTCCCCTTCGACGAATGTGCGGCACCCGCCGCCGCGATCCGCAGGTCCTGGACCCTCGACGACCTGCTCGGCTATGTCGGCACGTGGTCGGCGACGCGTAATCTTCGCGCACGAGGCCGCAGCGATCTCCACGACCGTTTCGTCGCCGACATCACCGGGCTCTGGGGACCGCGGGAAGTACGGCGTCCGGTGGAGTGGCCGGTGTCGATGAGGGTCGGGCGTGTGGGCTGA